Part of the Vigna unguiculata cultivar IT97K-499-35 chromosome 3, ASM411807v1, whole genome shotgun sequence genome, ATGTACTCATTTTTCTGGTCGTTAAACCTTATAGTCGCATTCAGTTTAAACAAAATCTCTAAGTCTCCCTGATGAAGTATAGGTATGACTGAGTATCAATCCAAGGAGATGACTAAAAAGTGAATCTAATGTTTGTATAGGTCCAGATCAAAACAGATGGGGGAAAAGATTCGAAGAATTCATGTAAACTAAAATGATTTGTAGCAGAATAGGATGATTATTATGCACTATGCAAAGAGCTAATGGATGATGGAATGCTACTAGAATGAGTAAAAAGTGAGAAAGATCAATTAAAACTATTATGAAGATGCAATGGAATATGCCTAGCCACTTAAAATGCAGAAAATGCATGAGAATGATTTTTAAACCTGTTCGATGAAATGCCTCAGAGAACTCAGAATGaggattttataaatttgatgaaTGAGAGACATGTAAGCTATGTTCTAATAAGTACAAATATGCAATTGGAATGCAAAGAAGgatgctaaaaattaaaatcatgcaTGAAAATCAAAGCTGGCAGTTTTGACACAAGTTTAAGACCAAATCTGCCTTCCTTGATTACTAATGCAGAAAATGCACATGCAGTGATTGGAACAAGTTGAAAATGATGTTTATGAATGGAAGATGCAAGCTATATTCAAGGAACACATGCAGGGCTAAAAGTCACGTTTGGAACTGAGTTTGACCGATTTACACATATCAAGATCTTTCTAAATGCTGAAACTATATGTTCTACTAACCTATAATGCAGTTGGTGTAGAGACAACGTATTCAACACGTCTGGAATGATGAGGAAAGATGACCAAAACTATTTAATCAGATAAAATGCATACACAACCAAAAATCACACTTGAAACTGGGTTTGGTAGCAACAGGCGTGACAGCGTTCTAAAGTCTGAACTGTTAAATTGGTTTCTATGCTTTACAATGACTTAACTAAGCTACTGATTAGGCAAACATGATCTAAGCTATGTGAATTGACCTAAGAGCAGTTAAATGAACAAAAAGactagtgaaataaaaaatccCCAATTGGGTAAAATTGCTAAAACAAAACTGAACTGGATTCCTAATCTATTATGCAGAAACTAAATTTACACCAAGCATGCTCAAATGCCAAATACAAATTCAGAGTTAAAATCAGTAACCGAAGAACCATTTGCCTAATCTACACTAACACATCAGATGATCTAACTAGTGGACAATGAATTGCAGTGAATTTTAAAGAAAGCTGTAAAAACTACTAACATAGCAACGCAGGAAAAATAAAGGATTGAAAACAAGGAAATTAAAGAAGATTAGAGAGCAAATTGAAAAGTAATTTCTGAATCAAGATGTGCTCCTAATTGGTGAATTGAACGTTAGAAGACATCTTGTGAATAAGGTCCACTTTGGATCCTTGGATTCTGAAACAGAATTCAAAGATTACAAGTTCAAAAGAAAAGCAATTCTGAATTCAATAAGGAAAAAATTGCACAAACAGATTAAAATGTTATACTCTGAAATTCTAAATCAAATTCAGTAAACTTGCTTTTAGGCAGGTAAAGTTAAGTGCAACAATTAAAAGGGCAATGACAGAATCGAACTATAACTAGACAAGAACATTAAAATCAAAGCAAGAAAGCAACAGGACATAAAAGCTAGAGAGtgaatttgcaagaaaagaaagGTCTGGTGCAGGAGACGTAACTGGTGCAAGAAAGATTTAAAGAAACTCATACATTGCATTGAGTTTAAAATGTACATAAAATGGAGAGTTATCAGTGTACTTCCCTCAAAGTTCATACCTTTCACGGGAATTTGAGAGAATAACTAATATAAAGTGCATCTCTCCGATACTTCACCCTTGTCAATGACACGACTTGATTATTGTCTTCTGTAGTGTGGTTCTTCCAAGGACAAGGTTCTTATCAGTCAACATTTTGTCTCGATCGCTTgcacatattttcaaattacttatcttctttatgtttttgagacccaactttagaaataatttttgaacCTCCTTGTAATATAGTTTGAGAAAGTTATGTTTATGCTTGTAGAAGCTTCCGTATCAAAAGCATCTAGATTCAAAAATCAGTTATTGTAGGAATTAATGGCACTTGCACACCCCATCGCACAATCTCATGTTTCTTTTTTGTCTGTGTTTTTGAGCTTTACTTATGATAGAAGTAAAATGCTCTTTTTTTCCATTTAGGAGGTGAATGTGCTATTTTTGAAACTACATCGCTCATAACACAGTGTTACAAAATGGAGGGAGCAAGCAGAAGATCAAGATCTGAGAACCCCTCACATGGGTCCATGGCACATGTAAGTTAAGCAGAGCGTCAATATGGGGATGTTGTGGGGCCCATTTAGGTCTCACCCACGTTTCCAGTTTCCGCTCTTCAATCCAACATTCCATGACAATGGAAGTGGAATCCACGCGCTTCCCAGAAGATGAGAATAAGCTAAGGACGCGTTGACAGTATGAAGATGATGTCGTAAAGAGGTGCGTAACAACAGTGAAGGGACAAGATGGTCCAATGCCAGAATGTCCTAAGCTGGATTCGGCTCCATCTCGATGCATACTTACGTGCGGTGATTAATTGGTTTCCCCTTTCCTCTATAAATATCCTTAATTATAACATGTTCCTTTTTAGCTTTGGTTTGGcacataataattttttgttttggttgaatcttttttttctagtgaaatttaagattaatatattttttaaaactttggtTTAATAGTCTCTTAATCTAAGAAATGTatagatttagtctttttaataaattcaaacacattttatgatattatttgaGTTGTTTTCACTATATATGTTCGTTCGAATGTTAGTTGATagtaaaacatatttgaaacaggattaaaaacatatttaactttttttaggcttaattatacatttgattatTGTATTTGTTTGGTCGTTTCAATTTCGTCTCCTCTTTCCTTCtttatcaatttagtcttttaattttttaaaatggtcCAATTTGTTCAATTTCATCAAGCTCACATTAACGTCATGTTCGTACGTGTCAAGTGttaatttgtgtattttttaataattttttttaatttaaataaggaaATACATAATCTATCACATGTTAGGTCATGATCATGTCATGTGGGGGTGGGAGTGCCACATATCATTGTAATTGGCACatggtaatagttgttttccatttaatccaaatatttaaaattttgattcaatttagtcttgaaatattttaagagaatataattttattctctCTAAACTGataccaaatcaataattaatcttaattacaatatatatatatatatatatatatatatatgaaaatatttgtttagaatttatatattaaatcactccacctaaatacttaatttttttttttacatttttacattgtaattatttatacttgtaaaaaatgatataatttgaatatttaggtaaagtaatttgatatataaattttaaaacatttattttaacatgtatatatgaatttaattattaatttgatatcaaattagacaaattaaattgttttagaaaaatagaaggattaaattaaattaaaaattttaaatatagagattaaattaaaaaaactacagtcatattatattaataataatgatataatgacacgtgacacctgacaatttatgtttattttttaaattaaaaaaaaaactaaacaaaaaattataaagttaacACCGATATGTACAAAGATACTGTATTAAATAGGATcaaattagattatttttaaaaattaaaaaatcaaattaaacaaaaataaataaataaataaataaataattcaactgaAACGAACAAATacgaaaattaaaacaaatgtgtaattaagattttttcaaaatttgttttcataatttaattagttaagATTATCTTCTCTTTTGTTGGAGTTAGTTCTTGGACAATATTACGGTGatacttaacaaatttttatatatcctttacatatattattttattctttaattatttttaaaattaattttttaatgataaaaatatcctAAAACTAATTTGTCaattacttataaaaaataaaataaaaacactttcCTTCAACTCTTTAACTACATtcatgccttttggcctttTGTCTCTTTTTAACTTGTCGGATTGGGGAATTAGTTGACTTCTTTTTTCTGTCCAACCAAATCTTATTCATACACAAAACTAAAATACGCTTTTGACATTACAAAATTGTGATGTGTTATAGGGCACCCAATTGCCCAATCTCCTTCCCTCATACTTTTTTATCTACATTCCAacaactgaaaaataaattcttcaTTTCTAGGGACATTAATGGAAATAGTTTTACAAGATCAAGTCATCACTTATAATTGGCGTAGCTTTTTAAATGAAttcaatattttgttattctCTCCAAAGCTACCaacttttgattttgttttgtacAACTCTTTtcgaaaattatcttttttaattcttgtaaaatgttcaatttttgggtttactctttgtaatatttttatttggttttcatccctccaaaatttaaatagttCTTTTTAGTCTCtgatattcattttaaaataaataactaacgTTTCATGGATAATACGCACCTATACATAGTGTGTCACATGAGATGGTTATTCAACTCATAAGTAGTTAAATAGGACCATGTAATAGTATGgactaaaagttataatatttaattttaagaggacaaaaaataaaatttttaataggGACCGAAATAAAAAGCACATTCATTTtacattgagtatatatatatatatatatatatatatatatatatatatatatatatatatatatatataatgtatttatCCTGCATAAATTGtatgtgaaaatgaaataaattatttacattgcaAATATATGCAGCATTGtctaaaattattatcttaaaatgaaatttttgaataatttttataaattactaGTTCAAAACCAATTTGACTagatacattaataaaaatacccCGAGTAGGTATTGTGATTATATAATGTCAATTTACTCTTTACATGGATTGTATTACATATCTAATGAATTACACAAAGAAATATTCATTGATGATACGTGATTtacttaatattaatataaaatttagtgTGTATTTGGTTCTTCATCAaattagttataattaattttctaacgtaaaattaatatatgtttaattttcaaaatcaattgaaaaataaaaaatttacattaaataaaaaacaactaatGCTCACTTTTGCGTTGAAAATCAATTTTGAATGCTGAACTAAAcacacttttaattttattagcaTGTCTACTTTCACATGTTTCATAGTACTTAActgaatatatataattttagttgtttaaatttgataattatgAGATAGTAATCTAGTTTGGTGTGCTGACTTGTTGatagatatatattaaaaaaaaaatacagtatTGCATCATGAGTATTACTTCAATGATATAATAGTATACTTgtgatatatattattagttcaCCACTACAAACGAAtgaatgaattaaattaagtttaatattctatttataataatttactgATTTTATAATCTaaactatatataaattaataaatataatttattaatcatATTCATTTTCAACATGGACTATCATATGAGTTGgtaaatgaaaattattgtCTTCATGTTatcataagaaaaattatttttgtgagaAAAAATAATCAGTTAATATAGTGaataatttagatactaatttataaattaagaattattgataattaaaataaattttgttataaataaaaaattataattagtctctaaatttgtaattaaaatagttcttcctataaattgatttctaaatcgTTTCTAAATTAGCTACCAAGATtttgaatatcaaataaattgttCTCTAAATTTGATCTATATTTAGTCATTTGGAGATTAAATTAGAGACCGATTATTTTGGTGGTCAAAACCTTATAGTTAgtgttagtgactaatttatatatcaattcataataaaaaaatagttgccaatttaaaaacaaattatttatattaagaactattttaattatcaataatttttagtttataaattgatatctgaATTAgtcacaataattaattattttttatcactcaaatttatcattatttaaaaaatttgttataaatgtATTATCTGTTGGGTCTTTCGAGGAAGAATCAGTGAGGAGATATAACACTAATCAAATACGAACCCCCTCCATATATAAGAGATTGTCACCATTTTTTAACCTAAAAGTCTTAAGACAATGAGTGTATAAATCTTTATTCTTATAAGATATTCAACTTTCTCATCTTTAATCAATATGAAACTTAagctcacacttgaattccaaTATTATAATCTATATTAAAAGGACTTACATGTTATTATTCGGTTATTgtctaccagaacaaaaattaacttcatacgtattataaaatcatttaactCATTTAACtatgttaaatttcaataatttcttaatattttttgtaaaatgaaaatgtacattgtaataatttaacataatactagatattaattaaagtgataatatttttaaataaaatagaagtagataaaagtatttataaaaaatattattatttttcttataaataaaacGAAATACTAAACGTTTTGGTAGAtgtaaaagaaaagaacaagatATATTTGATGCAAAACATGATGGTTACCTTATATAAAACATCCGTCTTTTGGAGAGATaagcatataaaaaaaatgaaaaaaatcctTATGTATATTTGAATAAGCCTAAAATAGtgtagaaattaataaataaaaggttaaatacGTTTTCGgtctctcaagtttcagtgaattttggaattagtccatattcaaaactttatagcaatttagtcattcatctttagaaatgtgtgaatttagtcattcttaccaaattttgttaagtttatttgatattttaaacacatttaatgataatatttgagttaacattgaagtaaaaatgtgtcaaacggtgtaaataattcaaatactagtATAAGatgtgcttgaaacgttagataaacttaacaaaaattggttaaaaggactaaattcacgcattttgaaaaatgaaggactaaattggtcaaaaattttgaagatggactaattccaaattttacttgAACTTGAGGACTAAAAACGtatttagttataaataaataatgtgaatattttatatcattcaaaaaattatttttaatactttttaacgataaaatatttattaattttttgtttctatatttaatttttaagtactTTCTCGTGTATGCATTTTGCACCTGTTTTCTACTTCATATATACATTTTCTATGTAAAGTCATAACGAAAGTgacatcttttaaaataattattacaaaaataatgatttaacatacaagataatatataattaaataacaatataaaaactttacaaTAATAGTTTTGTATATTAAGTATATTTTAGGGTTTAGCAGAATAAAGTTTGCTTttcattgttaaaaaaataataatattctttattcagttgaaaatttgaattgttGGTATATAATAGTATTTCCATaaacgataaaaaaaattgttttttccgAATTGGAAGTTGCTATTATCCGATTGATAAGTTAATATTTCTCTTATCATATTTAAccgtataatttattttaagcgTTTTTAGTTTTGTCCATTTTACCTCTGAGCGTGTCGGAGGCAGGAACTCAACTAAACTGCTGTAAACAGCAATGatgttagaaaagaaaaaaaaaatgtattaaatataaatataaattagcaGAAAGAggggaaaatatattttattatgattatttataagtGTTAAAGATCTATCTATCTAAGACtaaggaaaaggaaaaacacGTCTTTCTTAGTTTCTGTGTTCCTGCAACCCACCTTCACTTTCATCTCCTTAAAAACAAACCAATGATTTTGTTTGTAAACCTCGATCCGAGGAGACAAACACCCTCCACACTCTAGCCTTCATCCTCTGTTTATGCAGCATTTCGCAAACAACACTTTTTGCTGATTCGTTTCAGGTGAAATTCCCCAAATCTCGTGCCGACATGGGGCAAGATAATCACCACAAGCGCAGCACCAGCAACGCTTTACCCACCTCCAACGCTCGAGGACGCGCCACCGGGCTCCCACGCGGCCGCCAGATCCAGAAGACCTTCAACAACATCAAGATCACTATTCTATGCGGCTTTGTCACCATCCTCGTCCTCCGCGGCACCATCGGCGTTAATCTTGGCTCCTCCGATGCCGACGCCGTCAACCAGAACCTTATCGAGGAGACCAACCGCATCCTCGCCGAGATCCGATCCGACGCCGACCCCTCCGATCCCGACGACCAGCAACCCTTCAACCCCAACGCTACCTTCACCCTCGGCCCCAAAATCAATAATTGGGACCAAGAGCGCCAAAATTGGCTCACTCAAAACCCTGAATACCCTAATTTCATCAGAGGTAAACCTCGCATCTTACTCCTCACTGGTTCCCCTCCCAAACCCTGTGATAACCCTATTGGAGATCATTACCTCTTGAAGTCCATTAAGAACAAGATTGACTACTGTAGATTACACGGGATTGAAATTGTGTACAATTTGGCTCATTTGGATGTGGAACTTGCTGGCTACTGGGCTAAGTTGCCTATGATTCGGAGGTTGATGTTGTCACATCCCGAGGTTGAGTGGATTTGGTGGATGGACAGTGATGCGTTTTTTACTGATATGGTGTTTGAGCTTCCCATGTCTAAGTACGATGCGTATAATTTGGTTCTTCATGGATACCCTGATTTGTTGTTTGACCAGAAGTCTTGGATTGCGGTGAATACTGGGAGTTTTCTGTTTAGGAACTGTCAGTGGTCTTTGGATTTGCTTGATGAATGGGCTCCCATGGGACCTAAGGGGCCGGTTCGCGAGGAGGCCGGCAAGATCTTGACGGCCAATCTCAAGGGGAGGCCGGCTTTTGAGGCCGACGATCAGTCTGCATTGATATACTTGCTGCTGTCCAAGAAGGAGAAGTGGATGGATAAGGTGTTTCTTGAGAATTCCTTCTATTTGCACGGTTACTGGGCAGGGTTGGTTGATCGGTACGAGGAGATGATTGAGAAGTATCACCCCGGGTTGGGGGATGAGAGATGGCCGTTTGTGACACATTTTGTCGGCTGTAAGCCCTGTGGGAGCTATGGAGATTATCCTGTGGAGAGGTGCCTCAGTAGCATGGAGAGGGCTTACAATTTTGCTGATAATCAGGTGCTTAAACTCTATGGGTTCAGGCATCGTGGTCTGTTGAGCCCCAAGATCAAGAGGATCAGAAATGAGACTGTTACTCCTTTGGAGTTTGTAGACCAATTTGATATTCGAAGGCATTCTACGGAAAGCAAGGGATTGAAGAGCTAGTAAGAAATGCTGTTCAATGCTGGTGGTATTATAGACAGAAATTATTTAGAAGTGAAATTTCATTTGGGGACAGTTCACATGTAACTTCTGCTTTTTCTGTTGTCTTGGTACTTC contains:
- the LOC114177961 gene encoding probable xyloglucan 6-xylosyltransferase 5; this translates as MGQDNHHKRSTSNALPTSNARGRATGLPRGRQIQKTFNNIKITILCGFVTILVLRGTIGVNLGSSDADAVNQNLIEETNRILAEIRSDADPSDPDDQQPFNPNATFTLGPKINNWDQERQNWLTQNPEYPNFIRGKPRILLLTGSPPKPCDNPIGDHYLLKSIKNKIDYCRLHGIEIVYNLAHLDVELAGYWAKLPMIRRLMLSHPEVEWIWWMDSDAFFTDMVFELPMSKYDAYNLVLHGYPDLLFDQKSWIAVNTGSFLFRNCQWSLDLLDEWAPMGPKGPVREEAGKILTANLKGRPAFEADDQSALIYLLLSKKEKWMDKVFLENSFYLHGYWAGLVDRYEEMIEKYHPGLGDERWPFVTHFVGCKPCGSYGDYPVERCLSSMERAYNFADNQVLKLYGFRHRGLLSPKIKRIRNETVTPLEFVDQFDIRRHSTESKGLKS